In the genome of Desertifilum tharense IPPAS B-1220, one region contains:
- a CDS encoding ABC transporter ATP-binding protein, with protein sequence MESVEQLHSQVTSVASATAARHSGHSLTLDQIMHRFGAMLALNNINITIEPGEFVSLLGPSGCGKTTLLRIISGFLNPSSGQICIDGQPVASLLPNQRGVGIVFQNYALFPHMSVWDNIAYGLRAKKVARGRISNKVGEMLELVQLGHLAKRYPSELSGGQQQRVAIARALAVEPKLLLLDEPFSALDKNLRLDMQIEIRRLLHEQGVTAILVTHDQEEAMSMSDRIAVMSQGTIHQFDTPTNIYDRPATRFVSTFVGTCNLLAVNFIGQDGDDYLLQAPGGGRLLISTDTDVPQDRPLSLAIRPENFRIKTQASTHCLPAIVEIAIPLGAVITYEIRIAPDTKVKVTQPRIAGTPALEPGTTVYLELASARACSLFAAQDA encoded by the coding sequence ATGGAATCGGTTGAACAACTCCATTCTCAGGTAACGTCAGTGGCATCGGCAACAGCGGCGCGCCATTCCGGTCATAGCCTGACCCTAGACCAAATCATGCATCGCTTTGGCGCAATGCTCGCGCTCAACAACATCAACATCACCATTGAGCCAGGTGAATTTGTGTCTCTGCTAGGGCCGAGCGGATGTGGCAAAACCACCTTGCTGAGAATCATTTCCGGCTTTCTCAATCCCAGTTCGGGGCAAATTTGCATTGATGGTCAACCCGTGGCGTCCCTTCTCCCCAATCAACGCGGCGTTGGGATTGTGTTTCAGAACTACGCCCTCTTCCCTCACATGAGCGTTTGGGACAACATCGCCTACGGTCTGCGGGCTAAAAAAGTTGCTCGCGGTCGCATCTCTAATAAAGTGGGAGAAATGCTGGAATTGGTGCAACTGGGTCATTTAGCCAAACGGTATCCGAGCGAACTATCGGGGGGACAACAACAACGAGTGGCGATCGCGCGCGCCCTAGCCGTAGAACCCAAACTCTTGTTACTCGACGAACCCTTTAGCGCCCTTGATAAAAACCTGCGCCTCGATATGCAAATCGAGATCCGGCGGTTGCTCCACGAACAAGGCGTCACCGCCATCCTCGTCACCCACGATCAAGAAGAAGCCATGAGTATGTCCGATCGCATTGCGGTCATGTCTCAAGGCACCATCCATCAATTTGATACCCCCACCAACATCTACGATCGACCCGCAACCCGCTTTGTGAGTACCTTTGTGGGCACCTGTAACCTCTTAGCAGTCAACTTCATCGGTCAAGACGGAGACGACTATCTCTTACAAGCTCCCGGCGGCGGACGGCTCCTGATTTCTACCGATACCGATGTCCCCCAGGATCGTCCCCTTTCCCTCGCCATTCGGCCCGAAAACTTCCGGATCAAAACCCAAGCGAGTACCCACTGTTTGCCCGCAATAGTAGAAATTGCAATTCCCCTAGGGGCTGTCATTACCTACGAAATCCGCATTGCACCCGATACCAAAGTTAAAGTGACTCAGCCGCGCATTGCCGGAACGCCAGCCCTCGAACCGGGAACAACCGTCTATCTCGAACTGGCTTCAGCCCGCGCCTGCTCGCTATTTGCCGCCCAGGATGCTTAG